The genomic window GTTTCATTTTAGATTCTGAAAGTCTTATGTAATCCAGTAGTATCTTTCAGTCATACTGTTTGTGAACTCACTTACCTGGTGGTATGAGATCTTCTGTGTGAGAGTATGCACTGGAGAAGGACTGATGGCCAACCCTCTAGTCGGTATTAAAGGTTCAAAGAGAGGGAAGGGACAAGCCCCATGCTGGAGAGCCCTAGCACAAAAATATCACTGCTATTTATTTCAATGTGTAATCCTTTAGGACAGGGCTTCTTCCTTTGAACACCCTGAGAAAAATGGCAATGACAAGAGGCACTTCCTAGATTCTAGGGCCTAGATTATTAACTGAGAATTTCTGTGAGTCTGAAGGCAGAGGGGTGAAGAAGTAATGCCCAAACTAATCAATCCTTACACCTGTTTACTCCAAATCTTCACCCAAAAAGCTATTGTGCTACTCTGATTTTATCTGTGAGGACAACTGCAGCAGAGATACGGCTCACCATTCCGGTACTTGCTGTGAGAAGGCAGACAACAGCAATCAGTTTTCTCAAATAACCTACTCAGAGTCATTCAGCCAGCCACACCCCCACCAGGAACCACTTCAAAATTGCTCCCTATGTTCCCTGGGACTTTTacctttctgattttttaaattattacctaaaaacaataaaagtaaaacattccaatcaaaatacaacaaaacttTACATGGTTTTATTATACATAACTGTTATTGAAAGCAAACTTTATACAAAAAGTTTTATACAGATAAAAAAAATCCTTGGCTAGGTAAAGCcattttatgtgtgtgcatacacagaaacacacatacatatatatacacacagtattTTACatcattatacatatttataaatacattatttaaattattttacaatatacCAAAACAAGGAGAGGCaattataaaagcaaataaaaaatggatGAACACTTGAACTAAATAGTCACTAAGTTTAAAATGctacaaaactatttttttaatctacaaagtcatttctttaaaatatcaaaactaAGATTTCAATACATCACTGTTGCTTTCATTTTGATAAGTtctaatatgtttaaaaataaatattttgaccAAAAACAGATAAGCAAATCAGAGTGATGACTAGAACAAGCTGAACATGCTGATGTGAAATTAGAGTCACTGAGTAATTACAAATGTAGATTATCATCTGGTAATCAAAAAGGTGACAAACCTCCCTCTAGTGCTCATTTAAAACATGAGGAATTTGAAGCTTCTGTGTAGTATGCAATATCAATTAAGAGTCCCAGGAATTCAGCAACTTATCTGTAATGTAAGAAAATGCTAAagttattattctatttttctgataGGACTATGTCATAATATGTTACCTTAAATGAGCTCCATTTAGACAATATTGGTGTTTAATAAACTAGCTTTCTCATCTTCCAATtggtctcaaaattaaaaaaaaaaactagcttttGCAATCAGTTTGGTAACTATCATTATACTTTGATattgataaaaatttaataagaCTATAGTacttgtggggaaaaaaatcaattaagagGTAAGCTACCAATAAAATAACACACAATATGTGCTATCCTGCAAGCAAAGAAAATCTCAAATATCAAATTCATTAAACGGTTTAAGATTTTTGGCCAGAtgcagtagcttatgcctgtaatcccagcactttgggaggccaaagcagatggatcgcttgagtccaggagttcgagaccagcctgggcaacacagcaaaaccccatctctatttaaaagaaTTTACATTCTCTTCACAAGAGAATCATAACATtaaggtaaaaaaaaagaaacttgaatttCTTAAAGGCAGCAAAAATCTTAAAAAGCACAGTTAATCTAAAAGATAATCAAGCCACTGTTGCCCAGTTCTTTAGaataagcttttttaaaaaaacgttcTTTAGAATAAGCTTCTTCTCCAAATTCCCCATTATTTAAGCTTACATTCTGTTGTGTGCGTGttttgttcaagtgattctcctgcctcaggctcccagtaggtgggattacaggcatgttcccaccatgcccagctaatttttgtaattttggtagagaggAAGtatcatcatgttggccgggctagtctcgaactcctgaattcaggtgatccacccaccttagcctcccaaagtgctaagattacaggcatgagccactgcacccggccacattcTGAATTATACAAAGAGAAATTTAACAttataatcacttgaacccgagaggcagaggttgcagtgagctgcgaccatgccactgcactccagcctgggcaacagagtgagactgtctcaaaacaaacaaacaaacaaacaaagaaatttaaCATCATAGTAAACTACTACACAATTTTGAAGATCTCACTAGCACTGTGCTCCATGTCCAAatctagttttttggttttttttttttcttttctttctgtgaaggcagagtctcactctgtctttcaggctggagtgtagtggtacaatcttggctcaccgcaatctccgcctcccaggtttaagcgattctcatgcctcagactcccaagtagctgggattacagaaaggtgccaccatgcctagctaatttttgtattttttgtagagacggggttttaccatgttggccaggctggtatagaactcctggcctcaagtgatccgcccacctcggcctcccaaagtgctgggattacaggcatgccactgtgcctggctctgtaTGTCCAAATATCGTTTCTATTCAGATTTAATTcaaacttcatttaaaattgcATGTTTTGCATTCAAATAATTGGGACagcaaatcaattaaaaatattgtgatacattaaatatctttaaaattttgcttaCATAAAAATCCAAAAGATTTAAGCAATTGGCtgagatcttagagaaaaaaacCTGCTGGTAATTTATTTACTTCCTTAggttttagagactgggtctcactatattgcccaggttggagtgtattggttattcacaggcacaatcctAGTATCCTAGCCTCAgatttctaggctcaagcaatcctcttgcctcagcctctcgagtagctgggactataggagggtaccaccacgcccagccttctgctgctaatttaaatattattgctCTAATAAACCTGTATTGTACAAGAATGACTTGTACGACaggtacaaaaacaaaaactgaggaaacATGTCTGTGAACATTAACAATTTAATATGGTAAATCATGTCATCAATTTAGATGACGATAGACTTTATGTTTTGTACCTTAATTAGCACTAATTAAAAATGTGAGAAATATTAAATTACCATCACTACACAGACTTCACTGCTTATGAACCACATACTGCTATTCAAGAAcgtttgattttatatttatctataaaaACTTTATTATTAATCAAATGGATTTCCCCCCACCTTAGGCTCATCAGCAATCAGAAGGTTGAGGAGAGATGCCATGCTGATCTGAACTGCAGCAGGCTTCACTCTGAGCACGTCCCTGTGGATGAGGTCACCTTAGATGCCTGCTCGAGCAACCATCCTCCAACCTGTGACTGAAGCAGGAACTCAACTGGATGTCTCTCACCCACTATTCACATCTTCAATGACTAACAGGCCATTAACTGCACAACTACAGtgtcaaacatttattttagtagTCTCCTGTAGTGTAACCATTAACTACCTGCATTTTGACTTTTCAAAGAGCTTCATTAGCTGCTGGAATCTTTCTGAgacctgaaaatttaaaaatgagtgttAATTATAAATACCTCGTAatcttttctcatctttgaaGAATACTTTCATAAGACAGctaaagacagaaaaagtcaCCTTCAATAACAAAGAGGTAAAGTAATGtttagaaaaatatcttcatggccgggtgtggtggctcatgcctgtaatcccagcactttgggaggcccaggcaggcggatcatctgaggtcaggagttcgacaccagcctgaccaacatggagaaactccgtctctactaaaaatacaaaattagccaggcatggtggtgcatgcctgtaatcccagctactcgggaggctaaggcagaagaatcgcttgaacccaggaggcagaggttgcagtgagccaagatcacgccattgcactccagcctgggcaacaagagcgaaactccatttcaaaaaagaaaaaaatcttcatactAAAGGTGATTATTAGTTAATTTTTCAATaccgaactttttttttttttgagatggagtttcactcttgttgcccaggttggacaatggcgcgatctcggctcactgcaacctccgcctcccaggttcaagtgattctcctgccttagcctcccgaggagctgggattacaggcatacgccaccacgcccagctaacttttttgtatttttagtagagatggggtttctccgtgttggtcaggctggtcttgaacttgcgacctcaggtggtccacctgcctcagcctcccaaagtgctgggattataggtgtgaaccaccacgcccggtcttttttttttttttttttttgagacggagtctcgctctgtcgcccaggctggagtgcagtggcgcgatctcggctcactgcaagctccgcctcccgggttcacgccattctcctgcctcagcctcccgagtagctgggactacaggcgcccacaaccgcgcccagctaattttttgtatttttagtagagacggggtttcaccgtggtctcgatctcctgaccttgtgatccgcctgcctcggcctcccaaagtgctgggattacaggtgtgagccaccgcgcccggccttttttttttttttttttaagagacagagtctagctctgtcacccagactggagtgtacaGTGTGAAGagcatagcttactgtaacctgggcccaagcaatcctcccagctcggcctcccaaagtgctgggattacaagcattaaTATTTCTTAAGCAAACATCAGTTTACAAAACAATCAGGATTGTCCCAGTCATACTTCTTCCACAGTTACCAAGTTTTTAACAATCCTACACTGAGAGGCTGGCTAATAAATATCTACATATTCTAACACTCAAAAAGTAAATCTAAGCCAGCCCAAGAGTTCaaatctagcctgggcagcataatgagACTCCAactctcaaaacatttttttcacaccagtaatcccagcactttgggaggctgaggttagcaGATCATAAgaggcccagagttcaagaccagcctggccaacacagcaaaactctgtctctccagtaatctactaaaaatacaaaaaattagctgggtgtagtggcacacacctgtaatcccagctacttgggtggctgaagcacaagaatcacttgacccaggaggtggtggttgcagtgagtcaagatcacgccattggatTCCAGCAGggtcaacaaagtgagactgtctcaaaaaaaaaacaaaaacaaaaaaacaaacaaaaaaaactgagtgaaactaactttaatttaaaaaaaaacttcgccgggcacggtggctcaagcctgtaatcccagcactttgggaggccgagaagggcggatcacgaggtcaggagatcgagaccagcctggctaacacggtgaaaccccgtctctactaaaaatacaaaaaactagccgggcgaggtggcgggcgcctgtagtcccagctattttgggaggctgaggcaggagaatggcgtaaacctgggaggctgagcttgtagtgagctgagatccggccactgcactccagcctgggtgacagagcgagactctgtctcaaaaaaaaaataataataaaaaaaaaaataaaaataaaaaaaacttcaatctaaacatttatttatttactttgtctgtctgaaacagggtctcactctgtctcaggctgctgtgcagtggcatgatcacagctcactgcagcctcaacctcctgggctcaagcgatccatttgcctcagcctcctgagtagctgggactacaggtgcatgttaccatgccctactaatttttttggtttttgtagagacatggtctcactatgttggccttgaactcctgggctcaagcgatcctccctcctcagcctcccgagtagctgagaccacaggtgcacatgaCAGCacccactaatttttaaaaatttttctgtagaggcagaggtcttaccatgttgcctggatggtcttgaactcctggcttcaagggatcctctcgccttggctgtgctgggattataggtgggagccaccacactcagcctaaaTTTTAAGTATTTAGAGTAATAACATCTGTGAACCAATAGAGATGTAAAAATTGGGTAGTTACCTGATTTGGATTTTTATCCAACTTGGTGGCTAAATatgcaaatgttttaaatgatgGCCCTCTTTTCTGACACTCCAGTAAAATTTCCCGGTCATCATttctgaggaggaaaaaaatggtatttAGTCTTAGTACACTGTAGTAGAAAGGTAATGAAAATCCCACTGCCTTAAAGTCCACCAACCAGGGAAATTTAAACCCATAGGAAAAAgtgtatatatcaaaatatgGACAATGGGTATCTCTGAGAAATAAGATTTAGATGATTTTGCTCTATGAGTTCATATGTATTCTATAACAAACGTACTGATTTATTTTCCCAATAACaaaattaaagtatttctttttaattttacctttaatGTATACACTAAAAAACTTAGGGCCCAAAGACAGTCACAGACATACTAAGCAGAAGAACCAGAACTAAAATAGAATCCACATCTCCTAATTCCCAGACCTCTGCTTTTACTACATACTCTGACCAAATGTGTATTAATACAATTGCTGAGATTTTATACTGCCATCTGCAAAGTTACCTGAAATGGGGATTTGAGGACCGTGGAATTAACAAAACTGATCACCAGTTTTCACAAAATTAAGCTTCTCTCATTAAGCATTCTAGTCAAGTATATCTACCTCTAGTCCAATGATTCATAACTGTGGTTACTTTTACATCTGAATGGGGTCTTGATTTCCTTAAACAGTTCATATAAAACTCATAAGTgtacgggcatggtggctcatgcctataatccagcacttcaggaggtgggcggatcacctgaggtcaggagttcgagaccagcctgaccaacatggagaaaccccgtctctactaaaaatacaaaattagctgggcgtggtggcatgcccctgtaattccagctactcaggaggcagaggttgcagtgagccaagatggtaccactgcactccagcctgggcaacaaaagtgaaactctttgtctcaaaacaaacaaaaaccctcaaaatTACAAATGGTTTACAAAACTGTAAACTTTACTAATttggaagaaaaatcaaattattaggttgctgcaaaagtaattgtggttttgcacCAACTTGTACCAACACTCCCATTTTTGGCTGTTTCATCACTTGTCATTCCCTCTAAGATGTGCTTACACCAGTTCCTTCcaaatgaaataattgtttttaatttaaaaagtgaagttaaaacacactttttcactttttttcacttcacttttttctttttaacttcacACTAGAGCTTTTCAAAGTGAAAACTTCTATCCATGGTGCTACTGCACACCTCTGGTTAAGAGCCACTGTTCTAGACTGTACAACAGTACAGCAGGACTGTACTCTAGAATGTATCTTCAACTAAATTTGGCCACTTTTGAAgtcatcattttctttattttgggatAAAGTTATGAAGACATGACAGATTAGGTatctttaggtttttgttttttttttttgagacagggttttgctctgtcacccaggctggagtacaatcgcctcccagctcccaggctcaagtgatcctcctgcctcagcctcccaagtagctgggaccacaggcctgcaccacaacacctggctaatttttgtattttttttttcttttttttgagacggagtcttgctctgttgcccaggctagaatgcagtggtgctatctcggctcactgcaagctccgcctcccgggttcctgccgttctcctgcctcagcctcctgagtagctgggactacaggcgcgtgccaccacgcccggctaaatttttgtatttttagtagacacggggtttcactatgttagccaggatggtctcgatctcctgacctcgtgatctgcccgcctcggcctcccaaagtgctgggattacaagcgtgagccaccgcgcccagccctaatttttgtattttttatagagacataaATTTGccttgttgctcaagctggtcccaaactcctgggtttgggacctgggctcaagtgatccacctgccttagtgtcccaaagtattgggattacaggcatgagccaccatgcccagccagacagATTAGATTTCTGAGCTCAAAATTTCCTGGTGATTTAAATGCCTCACAAGATTCTTACCTTGTCCATAAAATGAtaatttctcccttctttttaaTAACATTCTTTGCAGAAAGGCTCGTAGAAGTGGCAAGTGCTGTTGATGAATCCTTAATCCCTGGGGTTGCCTTTAATGATGAGGGATCTTTATTCACAGGAGGGGCCCTCTTCTTACTGGCTTTCTTTCGGTGAGCTTCAGTATTCTCACAAGAATCTTGGGTAGGTTTCTTGGTCTTTTCCTTATTGGTTAAGtctgtttcctttctttgttttttatgagAATGATTTAGATCAGAAaggtttcttctctttttgtgaGCATTATGCAAAGTCCCAGGCAACTCCGAGTTAACACAATTTGATCCTAGCTCTGATtttaattcatccttttttacTTCACATGAACTGGGAGATTCTGTGGTCAAGTCGATATAGGTTTCCTCAACAATGCACTCCAAaggcctgtttgccatttgtgccTTTTCTTCCTTACAATTATCTTCATCTACCTGTATCACCCCACATCCCAAGTCTTCAACAGCTAATTCAGGATGATTACCTTCACTTTTAGTCTCACTTGAAGCATCTTGTGTCAAATCAATAAAAGCACCTACAGTATCAGCCTGCAAAGAATTGTCTAATATTTGAGCACTTTGATTTAAATTGCCTCCAGAACATCCCAACTGATCAATGTTTAAAACTGTTACTTCTATGAATTCCCCCAAGTTTTTGGTTTCAGTGACTGGATCTTTCGTTAGATCTATGTATGTGTTTGGAAGATGATCCCCGACAGAGTGTGAGATTTCTTCCACTGAAGGCAATTCTTCAATGCTTTCAGGCACTTTTGTTTCCCATACTTGATGCAATTTGAAACATTCATCAGACACTTCATCACGATGACCCATCTTACCTGAAGCATCTTTAAGAAATTCATATATATCAGGAACCTGTGTTTGTATCATAGAGCTCTGTTCTTCATGAGTTGACTTGCTATTATCAACATTTTTGTTGGAATTTTCCAATTCCTCCACAGATTTAAAAACTGTGTTCTGACATGAAATATATTCTTTATCTGCTCCTTCATCAGCTTCCTTTCCATGTCTGGGCAAAGATGTCAATGATTCATCAGGCATCATACTCTGTTTAAGACCAGAAGAGGTAGATGGTGTTGCACGTCgtattttcacaataaaatgatCATTGGACTTTTCCATTATGACGGCATGCATAGGTAGATTAGGGTGGTACTGAAAGCCTGGAGCAACAGATCGGCTTGTCCAGGAAGAAGAACAACTTGATTTACTGCTTGAATTATCAGACTCCAGAGCTAAATGAATATCTTGCTCAGATGCATCCTCTTCCTCAAGTAATGCATCTTCACTAAAATGAGCACTAATGACTTCTTCAGGAGTTGAACTAGACGAAACATCAGGCTTTAAAAAACTGAGATGACCATCTGACTTCAGAGGTGATGGTACTGTTAAAGAGACTGCTAGATCTTCAAAAAGTATGGAAGAAACGCAGGGCTTGCTCTTTTCTACACTACACACATTATCTTTACTTAAAGGTAGGTTAGTAGACACTTCAAACATACAACTTTCATCCAACACATCAGGATGAACTGGCAATGAAAGCCCTGAAGACAGAGACGGACCTTTCTCAGATGATAATAATGACCAAttatcatcactaatcattttAGGACATGGAGAAGCCACCCCTGAAACTAGCTCTTCTGTTGTACAAGCTGGTATAGACTCGCACTTAAGAGTCTCTAGCAACTGCTTCTCCGGAGTCTTTAACTCCCACTCACTTTTTTCAGTACAGTTAACACTACTATCTAAAAGATCAGAACCTTGcaacaaacttttaaatatttcacccATTTGTGCATCACTCACTAAATTAAAAGTAAGGCTAGATGCTTGCTGTTCAGTAAGAATCTCAAAACTTCGTTCTGGCTTCAAAGTTGCATGCTGGGATGTCTGTGCATCCTCTATActgcttccttcatttttttctgactttgggGTGCTTGAACAGTGTAGTTCCAAGGAGCGCTCTTCGGATTGAGAGTTCTTTGTATTATCAAAGcagttgttaaaattttttttactgtcaTGCTTTACAGTGTTAATACTGGAGTTATTTTGGTCTTGATATTTTTCCTCAGACTTTTTACATCCCACTAAAGACTTATAATGAACACAGTCTtctgattttgataatttttctttcgGCAATTCTTTGTTGGAGTTGTACCCACTCCCTTTCTGACCATCTGAATACTGTGCATTCTGTTTACTTGTTTTTTCAGGTTTGCCTTCATCACTATCTCTTCCAAAGTTTTTGGAATCACAAAACTGAACTAAGATTTTCTTAAGCTTTGCAAACAAATAATCAAGTTGGTCATCTACAaatttccacaatttttttttcatatctggTAGCTGCTGTTCAAATAAACGATCAACTATGCCATTCTTTTTAACTTGCTTAAGTTTAGACTCTATAACATCACAGAGATTCTTCTGTAAGGTAGTCACTGACTTACAGATTTTGTGTAAGTTGAGATGTTTAATTAGAGATGTAAAACTCAAAATTGCTGACTCAATAATTCTATGAAATTGTATTAATGAAAATTTTGccttgaatttcatataatttttcctTACATGTTTTCTTATCATTCGTAACATGTGCATGATCTCTTGTTCAGAAGAGGGTACAGCAATAATTGGAACTATTTTTTCCAAGCTGGAAGTGCTCATCACTTTATCTTTCTTCTCCGTTTTTGAAGATCTGCTAGATTTATCAGGTCTTTTATTCCATTTGTTATTGGTCTGATGGATTCTTACATGTGTTTTCCTACTGTCTTTATCCAGACCCACAGTACTTTTCCCATGTCGTGGGATAGTCTTTGACTTCCGCACATCAGCCGACGCTCTAGGCttggaatttttttcaaaacattctTGTGGTTTAGATGTTTCACTATCACTTCTAATTTCCCCTTCTTCTAATTCATCTAATGGTGAATTCTTACATATGTCTGCTTCTGTACATTTGTCAGATTTGTAAATTGGCTTTTGATTTTCCTTATTGAGATCAGACTGACTCTTAGAGGTAGAATGAGCTGAATTTCGTAAAAACACATctgtagaagagaaaaatatattaaatacatttatagaagataaaaatatattaaagtttaGTCATTGACATGTCCATATTAAATATTACatgtaacaaaaaattaaatactgagGCAATTCACTATTTTACTAGTTCTTTTTGAAGCAGAATGTTAATGCCTAATACTTGCATCATTGATTTTGTTTTGAGAAgccttgctgtgttacccaggctggagtgcagtggtgcaatcttggctcactgtaacctctacctcctgggttcaagccaattctcctgcctcagcctccctagtagctgggacgacaggcgccggcccccatgcccagctaatttttgtattttcagtagagacagggtttcaccatgttggccaggctggtctcgaactcctgacctcatgatccacctgccgcagcctcccaaactgctaggattacatgtgtgagccaccacgcctggcctgtatcTCTGGCTTTTATTGGTCTTAAAAAGTGctcagggccgggcatggtggtgggtgcttgtaatcccaggtacttgggaggctgaggcaggagaatcacttgggctgggaggcagaagttgcagtgagctgagaccacgccactgcactgcagcctggtgacacagtgagactctgtctcagaaaaaaaaaaaagaaacaaaaaaacaactctggctgggtgtgggggctcacgcctgtaatcccagcactttgggaggccaagacgggcagatcacaaggtcaggagttcgagaccagcctggccaatatggtcaaaccctatctctactaaaaaaaaaaatacaaaaattagctgggagtggtggcacgtgcctgtagttctagctacttgggaggctgaggcaggagaattgcttgaactcaggaggcggaggttgcagtgagccaagatcacaccattgcactccagcctcagagtgaggcttcatctaaaaaaaaaaacacgcacaCAAAAAACCTTCCATGTGCACGTCTAGATAACAGGGGCTGAGTAATacgctgctttttttttttgatacagagtcttgctctgtcacccaggctggagtacagtggcacaatctctgctcactgcaagctccacctcctgggttcacgccattctctttcctcagcctcctcagtagctgggattacaggcacttgccaccaggcccggctaatttttttgtatttttagtagagacggggtttcactgtgtaagccgggatagtcttgatctcctgacctcttgatccacctgcctcagcctcccaaagtgctgggattacaggcatgagccactgtgcccggcctactttttaTGTTATCAAAAAAGAATATCACCAATTTATCTTATGTATTTTACATtctcaaaaaaagcaaagttATAGAATATAAACTATTACCTTTATGACTGTTATTATATACTGGAACTTGAGGTGGGCTTTCATTTCTAAGAACTTTTGCTACAGGTCTCACTGGACTATTCAGAGGGCTGATAGCTTCTGGAATAGGTCTCAGGTGATTAAGGTCAATGCTCAAAACCGAGTTATCATCATCATGATATACTGAGTTTGTTTCACCAGTTGCCATTCTGTGGTCCATTAACTCAGTCTGCTGAAGTGAAGAATCTAAAGTATCTTTAGGTAAGCAAGGCTCCAAATGACATGACTTACTCTCAACAAGTGGTGTAACTACAA from Macaca fascicularis isolate 582-1 chromosome 4, T2T-MFA8v1.1 includes these protein-coding regions:
- the CASP8AP2 gene encoding CASP8-associated protein 2 isoform X6, producing MAADDDNGDGTSLFDVFSASPLKNNDEGSLDIYAGLDSAVSDSASKSCVPSRNCLDLYEEILTEEGTAKEATYNDLQVEYGKCQLQMKELMKKFKEIQTQNFSLINENQSLKKNISALIKTARVEINRKDEEISNLHQRLSEFPHFRNNHKTARTFDTVKTKDLKSRSPHLDDCSKTDHRAKSDVSKDVHHSTSLPNLEKEGKSHSDKRSTSHLPISVEKHCTNGVWSRSHYQVGEGSSNEDSRRGRKDIRHSQFNRGTERVRKDLSPGCGDGEPRILEASQRLQGHPEKYGKGEPKTESKSSKFKSNSDSDYKGERINSSWEKETPGERSHSRVDSQSDKKLERQSERPQNINRKEVKSQDKEERKVDQKPKSVVKDQDHWRRSERASLPHSKNEITFSHNSSKYHVEERRGWEDCKRDRSVNSHSFQDGRCPSFLSNSRTHKNIDSKEVDAMQQWENTPLKAERHRTEDKRKRERESKEDNKHIRNEKRVPTEHFQKVNKETKKTTSDLKKQNEPKTDKGEVPDNGVSEGAHNKELAMKAENGPNETKNKDLKLSFMEKLNLTLSPAKKQPVSQDNQNKTTDVPKSSGVCDSESSVQAKTVAYVPSVSEHILGEASVSEHTMGETKSSLLEPKVALLAMTEPRIGISETKMEEENSLLVRSVDNTMHCEVPICGTETSFPSPMEIQQTESLFPSTGMKQTINNGRAAAPVVMDVLQTDVSQNFGLELDTKRNDNSDSCGISEGMEMKVALSTTVGETTESILQPSIEEADILPIMLSEDNNPKFEPSVVVTPLVESKSCHLEPCLPKDTLDSSLQQTELMDHRMATGETNSVYHDDDNSVLSIDLNHLRPIPEAISPLNSPVRPVAKVLRNESPPQVPVYNNSHKDVFLRNSAHSTSKSQSDLNKENQKPIYKSDKCTEADICKNSPLDELEEGEIRSDSETSKPQECFEKNSKPRASADVRKSKTIPRHGKSTVGLDKDSRKTHVRIHQTNNKWNKRPDKSSRSSKTEKKDKVMSTSSLEKIVPIIAVPSSEQEIMHMLRMIRKHVRKNYMKFKAKFSLIQFHRIIESAILSFTSLIKHLNLHKICKSVTTLQKNLCDVIESKLKQVKKNGIVDRLFEQQLPDMKKKLWKFVDDQLDYLFAKLKKILVQFCDSKNFGRDSDEGKPEKTSKQNAQYSDGQKGSGYNSNKELPKEKLSKSEDCVHYKSLVGCKKSEEKYQDQNNSSINTVKHDSKKNFNNCFDNTKNSQSEERSLELHCSSTPKSEKNEGSSIEDAQTSQHATLKPERSFEILTEQQASSLTFNLVSDAQMGEIFKSLLQGSDLLDSSVNCTEKSEWELKTPEKQLLETLKCESIPACTTEELVSGVASPCPKMISDDNWSLLSSEKGPSLSSGLSLPVHPDVLDESCMFEVSTNLPLSKDNVCSVEKSKPCVSSILFEDLAVSLTVPSPLKSDGHLSFLKPDVSSSSTPEEVISAHFSEDALLEEEDASEQDIHLALESDNSSSKSSCSSSWTSRSVAPGFQYHPNLPMHAVIMEKSNDHFIVKIRRATPSTSSGLKQSMMPDESLTSLPRHGKEADEGADKEYISCQNTVFKSVEELENSNKNVDNSKSTHEEQSSMIQTQVPDIYEFLKDASGKMGHRDEVSDECFKLHQVWETKVPESIEELPSVEEISHSVGDHLPNTYIDLTKDPVTETKNLGEFIEVTVLNIDQLGCSGGNLNQSAQILDNSLQADTVGAFIDLTQDASSETKSEGNHPELAVEDLGCGVIQVDEDNCKEEKAQMANRPLECIVEETYIDLTTESPSSCEVKKDELKSELGSNCVNSELPGTLHNAHKKRRNLSDLNHSHKKQRKETDLTNKEKTKKPTQDSCENTEAHRKKASKKRAPPVNKDPSSLKATPGIKDSSTALATSTSLSAKNVIKKKGEIIILWTRNDDREILLECQKRGPSFKTFAYLATKLDKNPNQVSERFQQLMKLFEKSKCR